AGGCTGCTCCCAAGACAGTTGGACACCTGATGCAGATCGTCAACCTTCACGCAGACACAGATGAGGCTGAGCACGTCCAATTTCAGGATGGCAAGAATTGCCACAACAATGACGATGAACCGTTGACCCATCAAGACCAGCACCAGCCCAGGCCGGAGCCCTCCCGACCTCGGAAGAGGGCCCCTAAGGTTCTCGCCACCGAAGCTGACCCTGCGAGGGAAACAACCTTCCTCCAAGAGGAGTTGGACGATATGCTGAACTAAccatgccccttccacaaggtcGCACGCCACAATCTTCGGGACTAcacagtcctcaagaaagagcttggCACCCTGGTGGAATACAAGCGGCCTTGCTGGAATGACTACCACATGGAAGATAACCACAACGACAATCGCCGCTGTGACGACCGAGACAACCGCCGCAGCGCCGACTGCGATGACCTATGCAAGGAAGAGCACTGTGACCAGCGCAACCCAAACGCCAACCAGGGTGCTAGCAATGACAACGGTGAGTTCCAACACGCCGAGCAGGAGGTGAACACCACCATCGACAACCCTAAGGCTTTCTGCAGCAATCGCAAGCACAAATTGCAAAGGCGGGAAGTGCACTTCGTCTCCGTCACCCCAGTCGAGTATCTGCGCTGGTCggagatgcccataaccttcttcAGAGAAGATCACTGGGTGCACATCCCAGACTCCGGATCTTACCCACTGGTGGTGTGCCTCACCATAGACAGAGTCCTCCTCTCCAAGGTGCTGATCGATggtggcagcggcctcaacatcatcttcactgaGATCCTGAAGCGTGTGGACTTCAATTTTGAGCGGCTCCTTCCCTGCGAAGACCCATTCTATGGCATAGTACCTGacaaaggatcctatcctattggGAGACTCGCCCTGCCCTagcacctcaccttcgaggttgccaacttcaaaacttcctaccatgccatctttggcaggccAATGCTGGCGAGGTTCATGGCGATTCCCAACGatacctacctcatcctcagGATGCCAACTCGAAATGGCATCCTCTCCATCTTCGGCGATGTTGAAACGTTCTACAagtgcgacacagaagctgtgCAGCTCGCCGAGACCCAGGAGTACTTAGCCAACGCCACCATGATGCTCTCCGAGTCCAAGAAGGTCGATCAAAGTCAGCTAAAGATCCTAGAGGCGGACCCGATGCCCATAGCGCTGCAGCCCGACCACAAGTCAAGAAGATCAACCTCGGTCGGCCCTCATTAGGGCCAGCCtcacccccaaataggaagacgtgcTCACTAGCTTCCTTTGGGAAAACTCGGACATATTCACGTGGAAACCATATGATATGCCTGGTATCCCGTGGGAGCTGGCTGAGCCCTCCTTGGAGCTGAGCAAGATAGCAAGACCGGTCAAGCAGAAGCTTCACCGTTTCgctcaagatcgcaaggaggccattagggtagaaataaataagctcttagctaTCGatttcatccgtgaatgtaagcaccccAACTAattagcaaatccagtccttgtaaaGAAGAAAACCAATAAATCAagaatgtgtatcgactacACTGGTGTCAACAGGCACTGCCCtaaagaccccttccctcttcctcgcATCGACCAAGTCATGGACTCCACGGGTGGTTGCACCCTGTTGTGCTTCCTCGATTACTACTCgagctatcaccagatcgccctCAACCCCACCGACCAAGATAGGACCGTGTTCAAAATGCCCTatggcatctactgctacaacaccatgaccttcggGTTAAAAAAACACCGGCGCCACCTATCAGAAGGCAATCTAGGGTTGCCTCAAGAAACAACTCAGCAAAAACGTAGAGGTCTACGTCGATGACATGGTCATCAAGACCAAAGATGAAGAGAACTTCATCGCTGACCTTGCCCAAACCTTCGATAGCCTCTGGGCCTATCGCTGGAAACTCAACTCGGGCAAATGTGTTTTCGGTGTCCCGTTTGGAAAGCTCCTAAGCTTCATGGTTAGCCAACACGGCATCCAAGCTAACCTTGTCAAAGTGGATGCCATCAAGAACATGGTGCAGCCAGCTGGCAAGAAGGATGTCATGAAGCTCACATGCATGATAGCGGCCCTTAGCCACTTCATCAGCTAGCTCGGCGAAAAGGGActccccttcttcaagctgctcAAGAAGGCGGACAAGTTTGAGTGGGATGACGAGGCCCGCAAGGTCCTCGAGAAACTCAAAACACTCCTCTCCACCTCTTGCATCCTGATGGCCCTGGCCGACCAAGAAACGCTGCAGCTATACATCTCCGCAACAACACACGTTGTGAGCACGGTGCTAGTTGTAGAACGTGAAGAACCTGACCACGCCCACATGGTGCAAAGGCCGATATATTACGTCAGCGAGGTCCTGAGCAACTCCAAAGTCCGCTCCACACAGGTCCAGAAATTGCTCTACACAATACTGATCACCTCCCATAATCTGCGTCACTACTTCCAAGCACACAAGATCTGAGTGGTCTCCTCCTACCCAATCGGCGAAATCCTGCACAATAGGGATGTCCATGGCTGAGTCGTCAAATGGTTCATGGAGCTCGGCGAATTCGACATTGACTTCAGCCCGCGTCATGCAATCAAGTCCCAAATCCTGGCGGACTTCATCGCTGAGCGGACTGAGATTCAAGAGCCACCCTCCCTGGAGAGGCCGGAgcactggacgatgtacttcgacggcaCCCTCAACCTTGAAGGGGCCGACGCTaaggtcctcttcatatcccccaaaggcgagCAGCTTAAGTACGTTCTCCAAATACATTACAAGGCTACAAAGAACGGCGCCGAGTACAAGGCCCTCATAcacgggctccgcatcgccgcCTCTCTCGACATTAAGCGCATCCTCGCGTTTGATGACTCCAAGGTTGTCGTCGAGCAGGTCAACAAGTCTTGGGAGTGCACAAAGGAAACCATGGACACCTACTGCGCTGAGGTCCGCAAACTCAAGGCTCACATCGAAGGTCTCGAGTTCCATCACGTCCTCAGAGAACACAACATCGCCGCCGACGTCCAATCCAAGCTCGGCTCGAAACCCGCCCAAGTCCCGGTCGGCGTGTTCGTCTAGAACTTGAGAAAACCATCCATTAAGATCCTGGACCCAGACCAAGCTGTCAGCAACGCCGAGCCTCAGACTGACCCAGTGTCCGCCGATGTCTTTATGATCGAACAATTCTACATGGATATCACatgatacttgttgtaaaccgacttagattgctttccatgtaacaactgactaggattagatcctatccaatTATaacctaggtcgtcagcctatataaggtggccaggggCACCTCCTAGGGTAATTGACCCCACCTTACGTTAACTCTTTGCACCTGCGATCAGCAATACGATCCACCAGAATacagacgtagggtattactcttcggaggtctgaacctatctaaaaccttATGTCCTTGTGTTACCATTTGAGTTTTTATCTTACGATCTTCCCTGCTTATAAATCTACCACTTGGACAACCCCTGGTGAACTGCCAATCATTAAATTCGACACTAAGTTAACTTCTTGTACAGGATGTAAGTGCTAAGCTAGGGCTTTTCCTAGCTATATTAATACGAAGCCAAGAGCCTCAGAAGGCATCTCGTTACACCAAATTCACAGGATCCTCATTTGGATTACCTTGAGGTCATGTTTCAAGTGCCACTGCACAGTAGAATAACGCGACAAAACATACGGCCACACTGTAGCAGCCCTAGTGGCAATGCAAACCACCCGCAGAAAACTAGTTCAAGTTTAGAGATCATTTGGAGTGGATAACTTATGAATAGTTCTGTTCAGGTGGTCAAACCAACTCCGGACCAGAATATGAATTCACAGGATTATTTGGTGCACAGTGTGATGGATTACAAGATTGGGGCACTTGGCTTTGAGCTGCCACATCAGCACTCAACGTCTCAACCAAATGAGAAAAGAGCACAAAAAACCAAAACTCAGATGCATGCCAGCATCAGCAATTCCGCATGCACTTTATCCCTCGTCCACACATCCAGGCTCAAACCCAACCTCTTCTCCCTCCACTCTTCCCTCATCCAAAGGGAAAAAAGGACCCGGAAAAGAAACAGTCACAGACAGATACCAGCACCAACAATATCCAAATTATTCCGAAGCTAGCAGCAGCTCATCGACACGCTCAAGAGCAAGAGCTAGCAAGTGAGCAAGAAGGAAGCCCGCCATGCAGACGCCAGCCATGTCGACGTCCATGGCCGCCACGCCCACGACGACCCGTgccgtggcgccggcgccggcggcaaagTCCCCCGCGCCACGGCAATACTGCaaccacctcctcccctccgccaccagccaccgccgccgccgcggcagcgtcgTGGCGCGGTCGGCGAAGAAGAGGAACCCGTGGCTGGACCCGTTCGACGACGGTCCCGACGAGGAGTTCGACTACCAGGGCATGTTCGCCGGCGGGAAGCAGGAGGAGGACCCGCGGCCGCCCGAGGACCCGGCGAACCCCTACGGGTTCCTCCGGTTCCCGCAGGGGTACAACCCGGAGCTGGACAGCCTGGCGTCCAAGGTCCGCGGCGACGTGCGCCGCGCCTGCTGCGTGGTGTCGGGTGGCGTCTACGAGAACGTGCTCTTCTTCCCCGTCGTGCAGATGCTCAAGGACCGGTACCCCGGCGTGCTGATCGACGTGGTGACGTCGGCGAGGGGGAAGCAGGTCTACGAGATGTGCAAGAACGTCAGGTACGCCACCGTCTACGACCCCGACGACGACTGGCCGGAGCCCGCCGAGTACACTCACCAGCTCGGCATCCTCAAGGTACTTCTCTTGGACTTGGGATTGGTCGAGCAATCCTCTGTTGCAATTATGAGCTAGTGACAGAATTTGATGAGTAAATTGTGGATAGTAGGCACAAACTTTTTGAATATAGTGTTGCATTTGAAGTGCTAAACCTGGCCACTTAGTGCTGCTCTTAATTAGCCTCATCCCAACATCTTGATTTGGCTGAATCTCGTGATGTTGTCGTTGCAATTTGCAGAATAGATACTATGATTTGATCCTGTCGACGAGGCTGGCCGGGATCGGGCACGCGCTCTTCCTCTTCATGTCGTCGTCGCGGGACAAGGTCGGCTACGTTTACCCCAACGTCAACAGCGTCGGTGCGGGGCTGTTCCTCAACGAGATGTTCAAGGCGCCGACCACCAACCTCTCAGACGGCGGCTACCACATGTAAGGTTTTACAGTTCCCTGTGAATGTTTAGACAAATTATTAAGCGAATTTTGAAACTTTTAACAAAATTCCAAGTAACACTCGATCCAACCAGGTACACGGAGATGCTGGAGTGgatcggccggccggcgaaGAACGTGCCCCGgcagccgacgccgccgctgcgggTGTCCATCTCCAAGAAGCTGCGGGCGTACGTGGAGGGCAAGTACAGCCGCGCCGGCGTCGAGAAGGGTAAGTACGTCGTCGTCCACGGCATCGCCTCCGACTCCGTTGCCAGCATGAAGTCCAGGGGCGACGACGACTGCCTACTCCCCCTCGAGCACTGGGCTCAAATTGCCAAGGAGATCAGGTTCACCGTTCGCTTCCCATTTTACTCTCTCTCTTGTCATCGTGAATCAGTGACGTGCAGTGAGTAATGGCACCGTCTTTTATTAACTTGCAGCTCTGACGACAAGGGGCTGAAGCCTCTGTTCGTGATCCCCCATGAGAAGCACAGGGAGGAGAttgaggaggaggtgggggaggacACCAACATCCTGTTCCTCACTACCCCAGGCCAGGTAGGCGGCTATTGACTCCTTGAACGAATCTTCATGTTGCAGAGTACAACATTTCAGTCTTTCAGAGATGGCTTAAAAAGTTCTCTCCATGCCTTCTTTGTCCAGC
The genomic region above belongs to Setaria italica strain Yugu1 chromosome VI, Setaria_italica_v2.0, whole genome shotgun sequence and contains:
- the LOC101774774 gene encoding photosynthetic NDH subunit of subcomplex B 1, chloroplastic, encoding MQTPAMSTSMAATPTTTRAVAPAPAAKSPAPRQYCNHLLPSATSHRRRRGSVVARSAKKRNPWLDPFDDGPDEEFDYQGMFAGGKQEEDPRPPEDPANPYGFLRFPQGYNPELDSLASKVRGDVRRACCVVSGGVYENVLFFPVVQMLKDRYPGVLIDVVTSARGKQVYEMCKNVRYATVYDPDDDWPEPAEYTHQLGILKNRYYDLILSTRLAGIGHALFLFMSSSRDKVGYVYPNVNSVGAGLFLNEMFKAPTTNLSDGGYHMYTEMLEWIGRPAKNVPRQPTPPLRVSISKKLRAYVEGKYSRAGVEKGKYVVVHGIASDSVASMKSRGDDDCLLPLEHWAQIAKEISSDDKGLKPLFVIPHEKHREEIEEEVGEDTNILFLTTPGQLTCLINDSAGVVATNTAAVQLANARDKPCVALFSSAEKAKLFLPYVEDKGSCTVIASATGKLIDIDIEAVKKAVKDFEPAPSFALA